The Kluyveromyces marxianus DMKU3-1042 DNA, complete genome, chromosome 6 genome window below encodes:
- the TOM70 gene encoding protein channel TOM70 — translation MSDNSISGFVSRNKKAILTAVAVSGVAAGAYYNYRKLQQEQKGSSSGSGASKGSSKSGKKKNKKKKKDSSSSGSASPSGESKSSVPPYPVNAKGEPDLSNRESFTPEQIDSYALALKDKGNEFFKAKDFEKAIEYYTLAISLKEDPVFYSNRSAAYVSINNFEKVVEDTTAALKLKPDYSKCWLRRASAYENLGNFSEAMFDLSAVSLLGEYSGQSVEQLLERNMNKQATKVLGEKLKENQGKESQLPSNTSLASFFGIFDPVTTFDDYDEENEADVVLKDALVNLFKSQTGCYEVADEKFTKAAELYRSQLEESPDNESLKKKAAIALEHVGIFKFFKNDPITAHINLEESLSLHPRSSTYIYMALIMADKGEANQYKEYFDKALELDPNCSAVYYHRGQMHFVVENFKEAGADFDKAKELNPDNIFAYIQSACLAYREDKFDDCETLFSEARRKFPTAPEVPNFYAEILAAKNSLEAAIKQYDIAIKLEEALPGIHVGIAPMIGKATALSRNPTVENYVEATKLFEEACQIDPRSEQAKMGLAQLKLQQEEIDEAIQLFEDAAELSRSFEEKLQATTFAEATKVQKKIRADPFVKSKIDEALAAYRAQGLV, via the coding sequence ATGTCCGATAATTCAATCAGTGGGTTTGTGAGCCGCAATAAAAAGGCTATTTTGACGGCAGTTGCTGTTTCTGGTGTTGCAGCTGGTGCATACTATAACTACAGGAAGCTACAGCAAGAACAGAAGGGATCTAGCAGTGGTAGTGGTGCAAGCAAAGGGTCCTCGAAGAgtgggaagaagaagaataagaagaagaagaaggattcttcttcttctggatctgCTTCTCCATCTGGCGAGAGCAAGAGTTCTGTTCCACCATACCCAGTGAATGCTAAAGGTGAGCCGGACTTATCCAACAGAGAATCTTTTACTCCTGAACAGATCGACAGCTATGCGTTGGCTTTGAAGGACAAGGGTAACGAATTTTTTAAGGCGAAGGATTTCGAGAAGGCGATTGAGTACTACACACTTGCGATCTCTTTGAAGGAGGATCCAGTGTTCTATTCGAACAGATCTGCTGCTTATGTATCGATCAACAACTTTGAGAAGGTTGTTGAGGACACCACTGCTGCATTGAAGCTAAAACCGGACTACTCCAAGTGCTGGTTGAGAAGAGCTAGTGCTTACGAAAACCTGGGCAACTTCTCTGAGGCTATGTTTGATTTGTCTGCGGTCTCTTTGCTTGGTGAATACAGTGGTCAATCCGTGGAACAGCTTCTAGAAAGAAACATGAACAAACAGGCTACCAAGGTATTGGGCgagaaattgaaggaaaaccAAGGTAAAGAGTCTCAACTCCCATCAAACACTTCTTTGGCCTCTTTCTTCGGTATCTTTGACCCAGTCACCACTTTCGATGACtacgatgaagaaaatgaagctGATGTTGTGTTGAAGGACGCTTTGGTTAACTTGTTCAAGAGTCAAACCGGTTGTTACGAAGTTGCTGACGAAAAGTTCACTAAGGCTGCTGAATTGTACAGATCccaattggaagaatcCCCAGACAACgaaagtttgaagaagaaggctgcTATCGCTCTTGAACACGTTGGtattttcaagttcttcaagaacGACCCAATCACTGCACACATTAACCTAGAAGAATCTTTGTCCTTGCACCCAAGATCGTCTACTTACATTTACATGGCTTTAATCATGGCCGACAAGGGTGAAGCAAACCAATACAAGGAATACTTCGACAAGgctttggaattggatCCAAACTGCTCTGCTGTCTACTACCACCGTGGCCAAATGcactttgttgttgaaaacttcaaagaagCTGGTGCCGACTTCGACAAGGCTAAGGAATTGAACCCAGATAACATTTTCGCTTACATTCAAAGCGCTTGTTTGGCGTACCGTGAAGATAAGTTTGATGACTGTGAAACTTTGTTCAGCGAAGCTAGAAGAAAGTTCCCAACTGCTCCAGAAGTTCCAAACTTCTATGCTGAAATCTTGGCTGCCAAGAACTCTTTGGAAGCTGCTATAAAACAATACGACATTGCCATCAAGCTAGAAGAAGCTCTTCCTGGTATCCACGTTGGTATCGCTCCAATGATTGGTAAGGCTACTGCTTTGTCAAGAAACCCAACTGTTGAAAACTACGTCGAAGCTACCAAGttgtttgaagaagcttgTCAAATCGACCCAAGATCTGAACAAGCCAAGATGGGCCTTGCTCAATTGAAGTTgcaacaagaagaaatcgacGAAGCAATTCAATTGTTCGAAGATGCTGCTGAATTGTCCAGATCCTTCGAAGAAAAGTTACAAGCTACAACCTTCGCTGAAGCCACCAAggttcaaaagaagattagAGCAGATCCATTTGTCAAAAGCAAGATCGATGAAGCGCTAGCTGCTTACCGTGCCCAAGGCTTGGTTTAA
- the COX23 gene encoding Cox23p — protein sequence MADKSPESNKSPDAKTTANSTAEQQLQRDKRNLPENVDPSLQTNKNQVDFAPEKADVNSFKFYPDDPESTLNRFRFSAKGASEYYDPCQESSKMSFKCLELNNYDRDLCRDYFDAYRECKKQWLKARRQNREFWE from the coding sequence ATGGCTGACAAATCTCCCGAATCGAATAAATCTCCAGATGCAAAAACAACAGCGAATTCCACTGCTGAACAGCAGCTTCAACGCGACAAGAGAAACTTACCTGAAAACGTAGATCCAAGTCTCCAGACAAACAAGAACCAAGTCGACTTCGCCCCAGAAAAGGCCGACGTTAACTCCTTTAAATTCTACCCAGACGACCCTGAGTCCACGCTAAACCGCTTCAGATTCTCAGCAAAGGGCGCCTCAGAGTACTACGATCCATGCCAAGAATCCTCCAAAATGTCTTTCAAATGCCTCGAACTGAACAATTACGATAGAGACCTGTGCCGTGACTACTTCGACGCATACAGAGAGTGCAAAAAACAGTGGCTAAAGGCCAGAAGACAAAATAGAGAATTCTGGGAGTAA
- the RTM1 gene encoding RTA1 domain-containing protein has product MTVSATKLYGYYPNKAMSLVPGSTTSGWDFFNYTPTKGGAIAVAAVFGVFLFVLLYQVIYYCHQAKRISSLRLNHIAYKYIPLLVGAVFEIIGYAGRASAADDVFSIGPYIIQAIFILVAPALSVLFIFDLIILIINEPLLSINPDNQGLSHKLKLTIGLIGKLNSLSYSISNNCLYLDKPNNLPLINSNTLFLAFLLSKINLILIFLFILAATFSHCEKVAAFVLILVLVLVFEYFITLPSAATIYMVFHAMLWQLKCERISFIPPRYATTTFVCGDVLSFILQGAGGGLSSGDNTRDLGNDVILGGLAVQLVFFGFFIITEVKFLLMVSKRSPMVSRISNHWKVLNWTLLLVSLLILGRSIVRFVEFAEGTDGVIISHEWYLYVFDALFMLVCYLLFIVMFKYGNIFQVFVECGKADSEPILYGDTESYNNQKEMGFA; this is encoded by the coding sequence ATGACTGTTAGTGCTACAAAACTCTATGGGTACTATCCAAACAAAGCTATGTCGTTAGTCCCAGGCTCCACTACCAGTGGCTGGGACTTCTTCAACTACACGCCGACCAAGGGCGGTGCCATTGCCGTTGCAGCCGTGTTtggtgtgtttttgttcgtACTTCTATACCAAGTCATCTACTACTGTCATCAAGCTAAGAGAATCTCTAGCCTACGTCTAAACCACATCGCGTACAAATACATCCCATTGTTGGTCGGTGCCGTCTTTGAAATTATTGGTTATGCGGGCAGAGCCAGTGCTGCAGATGATGTTTTCTCGATCGGTCCATACATTATCCAAgccattttcattttggtCGCTCCTGCCCTATCTgttttatttatttttgatttaataattttaataataaatgAACCTTTACTATCAATAAATCCTGATAATCAAGGATTATCTcataaattaaaattaacAATAGGTTTAATTGGTAAATTAAATTCTTTATCATATTCTATATCTAATAATTGTTTATATTTAGATAAACCTAATAATTTACCATTAATTAATTCAAatactctttttcttgcatttttattatcaaaaattaatttaatattaatatttcTATTTATATTAGCCGCGACTTTTTCACACTGTGAAAAAGTCGCGGCATTTGTATTaatattagtattagtattagtatttgaatattttataACTCTACCATCTGCCGCTACAATTTACATGGTTTTCCACGCCATGTTGTGGCAACTAAAGTGTGAACGTATCTCTTTCATCCCACCTAGATATGCCACCACCACCTTTGTGTGTGGTGATGTGTTAAGTTTCATCTTGCAAGGTGCCGGTGGTGGTCTTTCTTCCGGTGACAACACTAGAGATTTGGGTAACGATGTCATTCTAGGAGGTCTTGCAGTGCAATTGGTCTTCTTCGgctttttcatcatcactgAAGTCAAGTTTTTGCTGATGGTCAGCAAGAGAAGTCCAATGGTCTCCAGAATATCTAACCACTGGAAGGTTCTCAACTGGACGCTTTTGTTAGTCAGTCTTTTGATTCTTGGTAGATCTATCGTCAGATTCGTTGAATTTGCCGAAGGTACCGATGGTGTCATTATCTCCCACGAATGGTACCTATACGTTTTCGATGCTCTATTCATGCTTGTTTGTTACTTGTTGTTCATAGTCATGTTCAAGTACGGTAACATCTTCCAAGTCTTCGTCGAATGTGGCAAGGCCGACTCAGAACCAATCTTGTACGGTGACACCGAATCGTACAACAACCAGAAGGAAATGGGTTTCGCATaa
- the DCP2 gene encoding decapping enzyme complex catalytic subunit, which yields MSLPLYRPLETVSLDNAIEDLVVRFILNVPPEDLATVERVLFHFEEASWFYTDFVKLMNPYLPNLSIRSFSKTVKDICPLIWNWDITPENALVKFSMYKRSIPVRGAAMFNENLSKILLLRGANSKHWSFPRGKIGKDEDDVSCCIREVKEETGFDLTGYIDADQYVERNMNGKNFKIFLVKGVPEDFEFKPEHKNEIQAIEWKDFKKLSKAIFKNEGSAKVFLVNSMIRPLSLYVKNEKRAKDEDKLKQYAEEHLKAILGLNKKENKIVLDAGRELMEMLQSSAKNAQHTSVGEQQPATESRTVDVNQARNLFPLISVQSLSTLGTTEDFSHSSSELNGHLKSSPNNVNVSNNTSTQAQPGDLQASSKELLAFLHKASTVEEIEHNDKETDTISSFPTANINSKDENYEEFESSSDESEYEDSQEVIDNANIEFDAKRNDENLLNVNKVQTETPQQEIVKPTATTIASSGKPKMTILKRLDSQSKPNGQESQFVTAQKPKIRLLKRGDKLEDLSSGGLSPKSQSVDRNSSSPAPVSLDTAPKTEPEYQSDNFNQDSAARSLLSILKKPSAKEKEDVTSSSPRFNNITENNEEHKVASSTASPVIQSENGTTKNIIHSLSESQQGSVSSPNNGSSELLDLLKKPQLTENFAHSPVSESSETNTKPSSELLSLLKKPKSTTATASPTVNESVPAQTPYQMNQMNQMNPMNQGYQTQPQISHQAPQMQQMMPPQNYMPQNMPFVPQMFPGQQQYVFQQPMNGYPIQNQPPMNPGQNMNGQTFNQSQELLNMLQKPNQNVNSNPASPLPMQQEPQSASSELLSLLRR from the coding sequence ATGTCATTGCCATTGTATCGTCCGCTCGAGACTGTGTCTTTAGACAATGCAATCGAAGATCTAGTGGTGAGGTTCATACTAAATGTGCCTCCAGAAGATTTGGCCACTGTTGAAAGAGTCCTATTCCATTTCGAAGAAGCATCATGGTTCTATACTGACTTTGTTAAATTGATGAACCCATATTTGCCCAATTTGAGTATCCGCAGTTTCTCAAAAACGGTTAAAGACATCTGTCCTTTAATCTGGAATTGGGACATAACTCCTGAAAATGCGCTTGTGAAATTCTCCATGTACAAAAGAAGTATTCCTGTTAGGGGAGCTGCTATGTTTAATGAGAATTTGTCCAAGATATTGTTGTTGCGGGGGGCGAACTCGAAACATTGGTCGTTTCCCAGAGGTAAAATCGGGAAAGACGAGGACGATGTCTCTTGCTGCATAAGAGAagtcaaagaagaaacaggTTTCGATCTAACCGGATATATTGATGCAGACCAATAcgttgaaagaaatatgaaCGGCAAGAATTTTAAAATATTCTTGGTCAAAGGAGTTCCAGAGGACTTCGAGTTCAAGCCAGAGCATAAGAACGAAATCCAAGCCATTGAGTGGAAAGATTTCAAAAAGTTAAGCAAAGCcattttcaagaatgaGGGAAGCGCTAAGGTCTTCTTGGTGAATTCCATGATTAGACCGCTATCCTTATAtgtgaaaaatgaaaagaggGCTAAGGACGAAGATAAGTTGAAGCAATACGCAGAGGAGCACTTGAAAGCTATTCTTGGTCttaacaaaaaagagaacaagattGTCCTTGATGCTGGTCGTGAGTTAATGGAAATGCTTCAGAGTTCCGCCAAAAATGCTCAACACACTTCAGTGGGTGAACAACAACCTGCAACTGAATCCCGTACCGTCGACGTCAACCAGGCACGTAACTTATTCCCTCTTATCTCTGTCCAATCTCTCTCAACTCTAGGTACCACTGAAGACTTTTCTCACTCAAGCTCTGAGTTAAATGGCCACTTGAAAAGTTCTCCAAATAATGTAAACGTATCAAATAACACTTCTACACAAGCCCAACCCGGTGACCTTCAGGCTTCTAGTAAGGAATTGTTGGCGTTTTTGCACAAAGCTTCTACTGTCGAAGAGATTGAACACAATGATAAAGAAACAGACACTATTTCATCGTTCCCAACTGCCAATattaattcaaaagatgaaaatTACGAAGAATTCGAAAGTTCTTCAGACGAAAGCGAATACGAAGATTCTCAAGAAGTTATAGATAATGCAAACATCGAATTTGATGCTAAAAGAAATGACGAAAACTTACTTAACGTCAACAAAGTTCAAACTGAAACACCACAACAGGAAATCGTAAAGCCAACCGCTACTACCATTGCCTCAAGTGGAAAACCCAAAATGACTATATTGAAACGCCTTGACTCTCAATCAAAGCCAAATGGCCAAGAGTCACAATTTGTTACTGCtcaaaaaccaaaaatcAGATTGTTGAAGCGTGGTGATAAGCTAGAAGATTTATCATCAGGTGGCCTGTCGCCTAAATCACAATCAGTTGATAGAAATTCAAGTTCACCAGCTCCAGTATCGTTAGACACTGCACCCAAAACTGAACCTGAGTATCAATCAGACAACTTCAACCAGGACTCGGCTGCTAGAAGTTTATTGTCTATTCTCAAAAAACCATctgcaaaagaaaaggaagatgttacttcttcatcaccaagATTTAATAACATTacagaaaataatgaagaacATAAGGTTGCCAGTTCAACTGCTTCTCCAGTTATTCAAAGCGAAAATGGTACTACAAAAAACATCATCCATTCTCTATCTGAAAGCCAACAGGGATCGGTATCTTCGCCAAATAACGGATCATCggaacttcttgatttaCTAAAGAAGCCACAACTAACTGAAAACTTTGCACACAGTCCTGTTTCAGAGAGCTCTGAAACTAACACCAAACCTTCATCTGAATTGTTGagtcttttgaaaaaaccAAAGTCAACAACTGCAACAGCGTCACCTACCGTAAATGAGAGTGTACCTGCTCAAACGCCATACCAAATGAATCAAATGAATCAAATGAACCCAATGAACCAAGGTTATCAAACTCAACCCCAAATATCTCACCAAGCACCTCAAATGCAACAAATGATGCCCCCTCAAAACTATATGCCACAGAATATGCCATTTGTTCCTCAAATGTTCCCAGGACAGCAACAGTACGTATTCCAGCAACCTATGAATGGGTATCCTATACAAAATCAACCACCAATGAACCCTGGTCAGAATATGAACGGACAGACATTTAATCAATCTCAAGAATTATTAAACATGTTACAAAAGCCAAATCAAAATGTAAATTCAAATCCAGCTTCACCATTACCAATGCAACAGGAGCCACAGAGTGCATCATCTGAATTATTGAGCCTATTGAGGAGATAA
- the NCS2 gene encoding Ncs2p, giving the protein MTPCKRCTASEAVLVSRKEHFCNDCFIKFVSLKQRKQLMSDDYYQDIFKMAYADKKRNQGEADLQNSKSNVLVALSLGSSSLSVLDVLNDTLCEQKKSHRGKTGFQVEVLTLCHGSERDDVCEKIKGLKDKYHDNLDKIKFHVVERKEFFNGSSELQEFKLFIDTYQTYVKDIPTDRKQELSVEDIILNAPNKTSREDLLNVIDTHLIKKFALQHGFKAIVWGHSMTKLADEIISLTVKGRGAEIPHYLDNSSLDEEYNEGFRNLHPARDVLLSELDAYCHIKSLSSFCYQYTVQDTLFLDKFVDKSTKNVKLIKSMTMNELARQYFDNIEGDYSNVISTVVRTGAKLAYPNMEMEHTNESKRCDVCNAIIYKNPVTWLDGITVNKAYEIQDEEEQANYEAWRKANNSDSQLSLQELESEFPNKSNICYGCIATLTGMKNRKLEWIKRDETELSNILQEYEL; this is encoded by the coding sequence ATGACACCTTGTAAGCGTTGCACCGCTTCAGAAGCGGTTTTAGTCTCTAGAAAGGAACATTTCTGCAATGATTGTTTTATAAAGTTCGTTTCACTCAAGCAGCGCAAGCAGCTGATGTCTGATGACTACTACCAGGATATATTCAAGATGGCATATGCTGATAAAAAACGGAACCAGGGAGAGGCTGACTTGCAAAACTCAAAGTCGAATGTGCTAGTAGCGTTGTCTTTAGGATCGTCTTCTTTGTCCGTGTTGGATGTGTTAAATGATACGTTATGTgaacagaagaaaagtcaCCGTGGTAAAACAGGGTTTCAAGTTGAGGTGCTTACGCTCTGTCACGGATCAGAGCGTGATGACGTGTgtgaaaagatcaagggATTGAAAGACAAATACCACGATAACTTGgataaaatcaaatttCATGTCGtagagagaaaagagttCTTCAATGGGTCTTCAGAATTGCAGGAGTTCAAGCTTTTCATCGACACCTACCAGACTTACGTGAAGGATATTCCAACTGATAGGAAACAAGAGCTGAGTGTTGAAGATATTATCTTGAACGCTCCAAATAAGACTTCGAGAGAAGATTTGTTGAACGTTATAGATACGCATTTAATCAAGAAATTTGCATTGCAACATGGGTTCAAAGCTATTGTTTGGGGGCATTCGATGACCAAGTTGGCTGATGAAATAATTTCGTTGACCGTGAAAGGTCGCGGTGCGGAGATTCCACATTACTTGGATAATTCATCATTGGATGAAGAGTATAATGAAGGGTTTAGAAACCTACATCCTGCTCGCGACGTACTATTATCCGAGCTGGACGCATACTGCCATATCAAATCTCTATCCTCTTTCTGCTATCAGTACACAGTACAAGATACGCTATTCCTGGATAAATTCGTAGACAAGTCCACTAAAAATGTTAAACTCATAAAGAGTATGACAATGAATGAACTTGCACGTCAGTACTTTGATAACATTGAAGGCGATTATTCCAATGTGATTTCCACCGTGGTCCGTACTGGTGCTAAACTTGCTTACCCAAATATGGAGATGGAACATACCAATGAGAGCAAACGTTGTGACGTTTGCAACGCGATTATTTATAAGAACCCAGTTACCTGGTTAGATGGCATCACAGTAAACAAAGCATACGAAattcaagatgaagaagaacaagcaAATTATGAAGCTTGGAGGAAGGCTAATAATTCTGATTCGCAACTATCGCTTCAAGAGCTAGAAAGTGAATTTCCTAACAAATCAAATATATGCTATGGCTGTATTGCAACCTTGACAGGTATGAAGAATAGAAAATTAGAGTGGATTAAAAGGGACGAAACGGAATTGTCTAACATTCTTCAAGAGTACGAATTATAG
- the MLS1 gene encoding malate synthase MLS1 encodes MVKKTLENVEVLVDVDFTPQFTPSTTTVADILTKDALEFVVLLHRTFNKTRLQLLENRQIVQKKIDAGEYEFGFLKETESIRNDPTWQGPVLAPGLIDRSTEITGPPLRNMLVNALNSDVKTYMTDFEDSASPTWENVIYGQVNLYDAIRDQIDFVTPRKEYKLRAKIGELPTLIVRPRGWHMVDNHILVDGEPISASILDFGLYFFHNAHKLIEIGKGPYFYLPKMEHHLEAKLWNDIFQVAQDYVALPRGTIRATVLIETLPAAFQMEEIIWQLRQHSAGLNCGRWDYIFSTIKRLRNKPEHVLPNRDQVTMTSPFMDAYVKKLIRTCHSRGVHAMGGMAAQIPIKNDEAANTAAMTKVRNDKIRELTNGHDGSWVAHPALAPICNEVFAEMGTPNQIYKVPETTVAAADLLNTNIKDGEITTAGIKQNLDIGLQYMEAWLRGSGCVPINNLMEDAATAEVSRCQLHQWVKHKIVLKDTGKPITPELAKEILYEQAKELAAKSPLGDKNKFNLAAKYFEPEITGEKFSEFLTTLLYEEIVTVNSTPFDLSKLK; translated from the coding sequence ATGGTCAAGAAGACACTAGAAAACGTCGAGGTGCTCGTGGATGTTGATTTCACGCCCCAATTCACCCCAAGCACTACTACAGTAGCTGACATTTTGACCAAAGATGCTTTGGAATTCGTCGTGCTTTTGCACAGAACCTTCAACAAGACCAGATTGCAATTGCTCGAGAACAGacaaattgttcaaaagaagatcgaTGCTGGCGAGTACGAGTTCGGTTTCTTGAAGGAGACGGAATCGATCAGAAATGACCCCACCTGGCAAGGACCCGTGTTGGCCCCAGGTCTAATCGACCGTTCCACAGAAATCACGGGACCCCCATTGAGAAACATGTTGGTGAACGCATTGAACTCCGATGTCAAGACGTACATGACCGATTTCGAGGATTCCGCATCGCCAACCTGGGAAAACGTCATATACGGACAAGTGAACTTGTACGATGCCATTCGCGACCAGATCGACTTTGTCACGCCAAGAAAAGAGTACAAGCTAAGGGCCAAGATCGGCGAGTTGCCCACATTGATTGTGAGACCCAGAGGATGGCACATGGTCGACAACCACATTTTGGTTGACGGCGAGCCAATCAGCGCCTCGATTCTCGACTTTGGTTTGTATTTCTTCCACAACGCGCACAAGTTGATCGAAATCGGCAAGGGTCCATACTTCTACTTGCCCAAGATGGAGCACCATCTCGAGGCCAAATTGTGGAACGACATTTTCCAGGTCGCACAGGACTACGTTGCGCTCCCACGCGGGACCATCAGAGCTACGGTCTTGATTGAGACTTTGCCCGCTGCGTTCCAGATGGAGGAAATCATCTGGCAGCTCAGACAGCACTCGGCCGGGTTGAACTGTGGCCGTTGGGACTACATATTCTCCACCATCAAGCGGTTGAGAAACAAGCCCGAGCACGTGTTGCCCAACAGAGACCAGGTCACCATGACCTCTCCGTTCATGGACGCGTACGTGAAAAAGCTCATCAGAACCTGTCACAGCCGTGGAGTGCATGCAATGGGTGGTATGGCCGCACAAATCCCCATCAAAAACGACGAGGCGGCCAACACCGCTGCGATGACCAAGGTCCGCAACGACAAGATCAGAGAGTTGACCAACGGCCACGACGGTTCCTGGGTCGCCCATCCGGCATTGGCGCCCATCTGTAACGAAGTGTTCGCAGAAATGGGCACTCCAAACCAGATCTACAAAGTCCCAGAAACAACCGTCGCTGCTGCAGATCTATTGAACACCAACATCAAGGACGGCGAGATCACCACTGCTGGCATCAAACAAAACTTGGACATCGGCTTGCAGTACATGGAAGCCTGGCTCAGAGGCAGCGGCTGCGTCCCCATCAACAACTTGATGGAGGACGCTGCCACCGCAGAAGTCTCCCGTTGTCAATTGCACCAATGGGTCAAGCACAAGATCGTCCTAAAGGACACTGGAAAACCAATTACCCCAGAATTGGCAAAGGAAATCCTCTACGAGCAAGCCAAGGAGCTAGCTGCCAAGTCCCCATTGGGCGACAAGAACAAGTTCAACCTGGCAGCCAAGTACTTCGAGCCTGAAATCACAGGAGAGAAG
- the MRP35 gene encoding mitochondrial 54S ribosomal protein bL35m produces the protein MGSRSPVTSLILSRNLMKTHKGAAKRWRKTANSFKRGKAGRNHGNAGWSRNSLKSLSGRSLADASHIQRLKRLLPYH, from the coding sequence ATGGGTTCAAGAAGTCCTGTTACATCGTTAATCTTATCCAGAAATCTAATGAAGACACACAAAGGTGCTGCTAAGAGGTGGAGGAAGACTGCTAATAGTTTCAAGAGAGGAAAGGCGGGAAGAAACCATGGTAATGCTGGCTGGAGCAGAAACTCTTTGAAATCTTTATCTGGTAGATCATTGGCAGATGCTTCTCATATACAACGTTTAAAGAGATTACTTCCATATCATTAA